Genomic DNA from Aphanothece sacrum FPU1:
TTCTCGTTGTAGTCGTAAAAGTTGAGTGTATAATTGGTGAAACTGAGGATCAGTGTCAAGCAATTGCTGGACTTGCTGGCGTTCTGCGGCTGTTACTTCCCCATCCATATAGGCACTTAACAACTCAAAACGCTCGAACTGATTATTCATATCTGTGGCCTCATCAAATGAGGGCCCATTGTCTGATTCATAATTAGACATCTTGATTGACCTCTCCCAGAAGCTAAACCAATAGGGTTGGTTGCGGAGACGGATGCTATTAATAGCAATGTCTTGACACTCCTCACTGATCGTCAAAGTTGAGATAGATAACTTAGTCTAGATAGGGTTGCAGCACTGACTGTAACTTAGCTCTAGCTCTGGCAATACGGGACTTAACTGTTCCTAAAGAAACCCCTGTCATTTCAGCGATTTCTTCGTAGGCTAGACCGTCAATTTCTCGTAATACTATAGTAGTACGAAAAGCTTCAGGCAAATCAGCGATCGCTAATCTCAACCGATCATAAAATTCGCGGGTGGCCAAATTATCATTAGGACTGGGATAATCTGAGACAATATCCCATTCAATTTCCCCATCATCAACACGACGAGGCGCGTCGAGGGAAACTGGATGACTAACCCGCTTGCGCTTACGCAATTCATCATAAAACAAGTTAGTGGCAATACGACTCAACCAGCCACGAAACTTCATAGGTTCGTTGAGACGCTTGATATTACGGTAAACCCGAATCCAAACTTCTTGTGCCAAATCGGCCCTATCTTGCCAATCGGGGGCTAGATGATACAAAATTCTGTCTACATGAGACTGGTAGCGGTTTAATAGTTCAGCGAATGCTACCCGATCAGGATTAAAGCCTTCCTGACAGCGTAAAATCAGATCGTAATTTGAGAGTTTTTCGGGGGACAGCTTAGACTGAGATTGTTTCCCTTCGGCTGTTAACCAGGATGCAGAAATTGCTTGACTCATGAGCTTACCGGATTCGTAATTACTCCTCACATTAACAGAGGAAGACCCATAAGCCAAACATAAAGTTCCCAGTTTTACTTGTTTTACTACTGGGTTCGCTTTAATCAAGAGCTAAAGATTTGAGTAAATTAGTCATTTTCTCAAAAATATCCTGACGTTGAGTCTGTTCTAGGGGATTTCTACCGGGAACTGTAGGACGATCAATATAACGTTGAATCCCTTCTTTTACCTGTTTAGTAATCAAGGTCTGAAGATCTTCTTTTGCTCGTTGACGTTGATAGTCAGCCCCTTCTTCTGTAGTAGCATAAAGGGGAGGCAAGCGATTGAGGGCATAAGCGGCAATATCACCTACATCTAATTCGCCTTGCTGTTGTGCGGCAATTTCTTTGATAGAACTGATAGCTTCGCTTAAGACTAATTCTTCCATGACATTAATAAATTGTTTGCGTGGCATGGCGACTACTTCCCCATTCAATAAAGCTGTCATCAGTCGATCTAACCCCATATACTCCTCTAGAGATAGTTCTGAGACTGACTCACAAAGTCTGCCTATCTCGGTTTCCATTGTTGGGGTCAGATAGCCCTCTTTTAAGGCCCGTTCGACAATATTTTGAATACTCATCAGAAATTTGGGTAGAAACCCCGTCGTAGAACGACGGCTTTATATTTCGTGACTTTGGGTTTACAATTAAGGCAGCCACATTGACCTTAAATGGCGGGTGAAACTCCCCGTGGTGGGACACTCAGTTAAAAGACAAGCAAGCGATGGAGTGTCAAAAGGCTTATTGTATAAGTAATAAGTAATGAATTGTAGGGGCTAGTTTTAACGACAAACATTTCAGGTATTGGGTTTAAGATAAACTAATGCTTGTCGCCAAACTAAAATAGTCTGATTAGCTTCATCGGATAAACATAAACATTGGACATCTTGCCACAGAATAGTTCCCGTTAATAGTTCCTGTGTGGTTAACTTAATGTTAACCTTTGTTTTATCCTTAATAAACCGTTGAACTTGGCGGATGCTTGGTAGTCCTGTATCAAATTCAGCCATGATTTGAGGGGTCAAGGTTTGGGGTCATTCTTATTATCGGGCATCTCTTGTATATCCTTCTCAGTTGATTGATAATTATTTATGGTGTCCCAATCTTAAATTATTATGCTTGAAGTTACCAAATATCACGGACTAGGCAACGATTTTATTTTGATTGATAACCGTTCGAGTCAAACTCCCTTAGTCTCTCCTGAACAAGCTATTAAAATGTGCGATCGCCATTTTGGTATTGGGGCAGATGGGGTAATTTTTGCCTTACCTGGAGTCGATAATACTGATTATACCATGCGGATTTTCAATTCTGATGGTTCAGAACCTCAAATGTGTGGTAACGGAATTCGCTGTTTAGCGCGTTTTTTGGCTGAATTAGAGGGCGGGGAATCTATCGGTAAGACCTACCGCATTCATACTTTAGCCGGGGTCATTTCTCCTCGGATAGAGGCTCAGGGACAGGTTAAAGTAGATATGGGAACCCCTTATCTCATGGCCCAAGAAATTCCTACTACTTTAGGAACCCCTCAAGATAAGGTCATTAATCAACCTTTGAGTGTGGGGGGACAATCTTGGTCGGTTACTTGTGTCAGTATGGGTAATCCTCATTGTATCACCTTTGTGGATGATGTGGCGGCTATTGACTTAGAAAGTATTGGGCCTAAGTTTGAACATCATCCGGTCTTTCCTGAACGGACAAATACAGAATTTATTGAAGTAGTACGACCTGATTATCTTAAAATGCGGGTTTGGGAACGGGGGGCTGGTATTACTTTAGCTTGTGGAACGGGGGCCTGTGCTTCTGTTGTTGCTGGTGTTTTGACCGGAAATTGCGCTCGCCATTGTACTGTAGAATTGCCTGGAGGTTGTCTGACTATTGAATGGTCAGTTGTTGACGGACGACTCTATATGACAGGGCCTGCTGAAAAAGTATTTACGGGTCAATATTAAACAACAATTACTGTTGAAATCTTTTTGAGTGAATTAAAGTAAAGAAGATGCTATTAAACTATAATCCTCGCCATTGTTTACCATCTGCTGAAGATTTACCCGACTCTGATGATACACCTGTGGATAATCAATTACAAGTTTTAGTTCCTCAAATTCTTCAAGTAATTCTGGCCATGCTTTGGTCAGAAAGACAAGATTGGTATTTTGGGATTAACATGGGAATCTATTATAATCCTAAACAACCAACGGATGTAATTGTTCCTGATGGTTTTTTAAGTATTGGAGTTCCCCGCATTATTGATTCAGATTTACGGTTATCCTATGTTTTATGGGATGAACAAGTTATCCCTACAATGGTTTTAGAAGTGGTTTCTCAAACTCGACGGCAAGAATATACTAAAAAGAAAGAAGATTATGCAAAAATGGGAGTTTTATATTATGTGATTTATAACCCATTACGGAAGCGTAAACCCCGTTTAGAAGTTTATGAATTAAACAATGAAGAATATGAGTTATTGCAAGGGGAACCCGTTTGGTTATCTGAAATTAATTTAGGAATAGGGAGAGAAACAGGTGTTTATCAAGGGGTATTAAGAGAATGGTTATATTGGTATGATCAACAAGGTAAACGGTATTTAACCCCAGAAGAAAAAGCATTAGAAACTCAACAACAACTATTGGAAGCTCAACAACAAGTATTAGAAGCTCAAGAAAGAGCAAAAATATTAGAAGAAAGACTTAGAAATTTAGGGATTAATCCCAATGAATTATCATAGATATTTACAGTATTTATAGCAATAAGTCAACTTTAAGTGGTAAAAAAAGTGAAAGTAATTCAATTTGTTGTGGATGAAAAAGGAGAGAAAAAAGCGGTTCTAATTGACTTAAACGAATGGGGGGAACTTTGGGAAGATTTTTATGATATTGCTGTCTCTCGCGCTAGAAAAAATGAATTAGAAATTTCTTGGGAAGATTTAAAAGCAGAAATAGAACAGGAGAGTAAAACAGACAAATAATCCCGCAGTGAAGCAAGGTATTTATTAATCTTTCCAAAATTTATCATTTAATAAAACATCTAATTCACTAGAAAATGGACAAATATTAGGGAACAAAGTATCATATTCAATTCTCATATTTTCTAATGCTTCTTGATAACAATCATGATAAATGTCTCGTAAATAATTGCGTAAATTAGGGGAATCTGTAAGAATATCTCTTAATTTAGATTGGGTTCTTCTCATGGTCACTTCCCAACCTCGATAACAATCTTTAAGGGGAACGTATTGACGTTTAAGCGCATGTTCAAATAGAGTAATTAATCTATGTTTTAATTCTCTCCTATCTTTTCGAGTCAACCCTTCAACCTCTTGAATCAAATTTTCCCAGTCTAAAGCTTCTGTATTTCTTGTGTTTAATTTGTTTACAGTATCTTGAACCCAAAGATCAAAATCTTGATCATAAAGCGTTTTTATCGAAGTCTCAACCATAATATTTCTCCCTATGTGCATGAGATTCATTTAATTATAGCCTAACCATTAATAAGGATAATAATACCCATATTTATGATTGTGTGCTGCAGGATGGACACAGGAAGTTGTCCGCTAAGTAACTGGACAAAAATAAACGTTACGGTGAAGTGAGCAGGGGAGCGCCGGAGAGGGGTTACAACCTAGTTACATTTCTTAACATAGTATTGTTTATTTATGTCCGACTACTTATACAGTGACGTAAGCAAACGCTGATCAGTTAGTGATGGGAGGGGTTCCCAAACAGGACATTGTCTTAGCTTATCATGTCCCTCATCTGCAACAATACACAGAGTTTGCGATGAGGTAAAGACATAAATTTTAGAATCAGCAAAAAGATCCATTCCTCTTGAGAATCCATTGATCCCCATTATGATTTATTATGGAACTTACCTATTAACTTAGGAAACAAATTTTGCTATGCTAAGAATAGGTAAAATCAAATTTACGCGCCAGCCTGTAGAAACAATTCGTGAATTGTCTCTACCAAAACACATAATTTTTAGTAGGGTTGTGTAAGTTTTGTTGGACTTATCTAGGGAAATTATCTTTAGGGGCTTAATAAGCTTAAATTACTGTATTTAACCTGCTAATTGTTGTTTATTTCCTAATCATTAATCAAGCTAAGGTTGTTATAAATATGAGTCGCTTTCTTTACGAAACATCTATTTCTTATAAGGGCTATTTAATTATTCCTTTTTTATTAGCAAGAATGGGAGGACAGATGATTTATTCTTATGCTTTACTGGCTGAAGAAGGATATAAAAATGATTTACATAAAGCCATAAATCCTTCAGAAATATGTTCTAATAATCTTAAAGAAATGATAAAAATTGCTCAACAGCATATTAATGAACAGGAAAAATCATCTGATTTAGAAAAAAATGATTATTTTGAAGAACGTTATACTTATCAAAATAATTTAATCATTATTCATCAAGAGTATCAAAAATGTTTTTATGATCATTATCCTCCCAATGAATTGAGAAATATTGCTGCACCGACTTTATTTCTTGATGCTAATGATTGTATGAATTGGATTCAACAAAAATTATCACGTCATCAAGTAAAATGGGCATGATAGCAAATCTATTTTAGTTTTCTTGGTGAAAGGGGAGAGTGTGTAGGGTGGTGATAACTAAAGCTTATAATTCGTAGGGTGGGTTAGACGCAGCTATGATTTTGCAGTAAAAACGGCTCAATTTTAAGGCCCGTTCTAACCCACTATCTTCAGTATTATAGCTCCGACATACATTTTATACCAAAATGTCGGGAGAGCCTATTATTTTTATGGGTTAGAGGAACGGCTATCGAATGTTATATTAAACATTGGGATATCAATTTTTAGTAGGCTATTAAATTCGGCGGTAAGCATCGTTAACCATAGAAATAAAATGGTTATACAAAAAATGTTTATAGCATTAAAATGAGCCAATTTTTATCCTTTATCCCGTAAAAAGTCAAGTATAATTTAAGTAAAATTCAGGTTAAAAAAATGGTGCAAGCTTTATCAAAAATACTAACATTAGAGGAGTTTCTACAACAACCAGAAGCTAAACCCGCTAATGAGTATATTGACGGTAAAATTATTCAAAAACCGATGCCACAGGGAAAACATAGTATCATTCAAGGAGAGCTTATAACCACTATCAATAGTGTTTTGAAGCCTAAACGCTTAGGGCGTGCTTTTGTTGAACTACGTTGTACTTTTGGAGAACGTTCTATCGTTCCTGATGTTTCTGTTTTTACTTGGGAAAGAATTCCTCGTGACGAAAATGGAGAAGTTTCTAATACTTTTATGATAGCTCCTGACTGGACTATTGAAATTTTATCTCCTGCACAAAGTCAGACAAAAGTAACTAAAAATATTCTCCATTGTCTCAATAATGGAACTCAAATTGGTTGGTTAATTGATCCTAAAGAAAAAACGATTTTTGTTTATTTTTCTCAAGGACAAACAGAGGTATTTGATCAACCAGATCAAATCCTTCCAGTTCCTTCTTTTTCTCATAATATTAATTTAAGTGTAGGGTCTATATTAGATTGGTTATTAGAGTAAATATATCAGTTTTTTAGGGTCAATTCATGAATTGACCCTACAGATAGTTTTAATGAGTAAATTTTGTTGCTATTATTAGGTAAGATAATTAAGAGCGATCGCTTAGTAAAAAAATGAAAGGACTCTGGTTAGAAAACAATCGATTACAATTAAAAACTGATCTACCTATTCCCGAACCTGCTAATAATGAAGCTTTAGTAAGAGTTCTACAAGCAGGAGTCTGTAATACGGATTTAGAATTATTACGGGGTTATTATCCCTATCAAGGTATTCTCGGTCATGAATTTGTCGGCATTGTTGAAAAAGGGCCCCAACATTTAATTAATCAACGGGTTGTTGGTGAAATTAATGCGGTTTGTGGTGAATGTCGTTTCTGTTTGGGAGGTTCACCTACCCATTGCGAAAACCGTAGCGTTTTAGGTATCGTTAATCGTAACGGGGCCTTTGCTGAATATCTCACTTTACCTGTCAATAATTTACATAAAGTTCCTGATAATATAAGCACAGATGTGGCAACTTTTACCGAACCTTTGGCAGCAGCTTTAGAAATACAACAACAAATAAAAATAGGAGAAAATCAACGGGTTTTAGTAGTAGGAGATGGTAAATTAGGACAATTAGTGGCGCAAACTTTAGCCTTAACTGGATGTGATTTATTAGTTATTGGTCGTCATCCCGAAAAATTAGCTAATTTAGCCGTTAGAAACATTAAAACCGGGTTAGAAAATGAGCTAAAAGAAAGAAGTTTTGATATTGCCGTAGAATGTACAGGAAACCCCGCAGGATTTGAGATTGCTCGTCGTTCTTTATCTCCTCGTGGTATTTTGGTTTTAAAGAGTACCTACGCAGGAAAATTAACCCTAGATGCTTCGGCTTTGGTAGTCGATGAAATTACGGTTATGGGTTCTCGTTGTGGACCCTTTGTTCCTGCATTAGAATTATTAGCTAATAACCGAGTAGATGTTGCTTCTTTAATTCAAGCTCGTTATCCTTTAATTGATAGTTTAAAAGCCTTTAATCATGCTCAACGTCGAGGGGTATTAAAAGTATTAGTTGAGGTTAGTTCCTAGGGGTCAATTAGAGTAAATGAACAAGAGGAAGTTATGCAAATTACCACTAGCTGGATGCAAAAGGGACTTGAACAGGGACTTGAACAGGGACTTGAACAGGGACTTGAAAAAGGACTTGAACAGGGACTTGAACAAGGACTTGAACAGGGACTTGAACAGGGACTTGAACAAGGACTTGAACAGGGACTTGAACAGGGACTTGAACAAGGCGCAGAACGAGAAAAAGAGTTAATTGTACGTCTTCTTAAACGCAAGATAACACCAATTGATGCCAACTTAGAAGCAACAATAAAAGCCTTGGATTTGGATAGTATTGAAGCATTAGGAGAGGCATTATTAGATTTTTCAACTGTGGAGAATTTGAGGTATTGGTTAAACAATCAAGCCAAAAACAGCTAGTAAGCTATTACGCATTTAAAATGGTTATGAACAATCGAACCTAGGTAAGTAGTTTTATAGTATTAAGCACCTACAAAAAAAGACAGGTAAAAATACCTGTCTTAATCTTTCACACAGAAAAAGAAACCTTACTTGATGCTAACTTTAGCACCAGCTTCTTCAAGTTGTTTCTTGACATTTTCAGCATCATCTTTGCCAGTAGCTTCTTTAACAGCTTTAGGTGCCGACTCAACTAAATCTTTAGCTTCTTTGAGGCCTAAACCAGTGATAGCGCGAACGACTTTAAGGATAGCAATCTTCTTGTCGGCCGGAACATCTTCGAGAACTACGTCAAATTCTGTTTTCTCCTCTTCAGGTTCAGCCGCAGCAGCAGGACCAGCCGCGCCAGCAGCCATCATCATCATGCCACCAGCAGGCGCAGCAGCACTAACCCCAAATGCTTCCTCAATTTGTTTTACTAATTCAGAAGCTTCTAACAGGGTCAAAGATTTTAGCTTTTCTAGAATTTCATCAGTTGCAGCAGACATAGTTTACTCCTTGACAATAAATCAAAAAATTGGATAATCAGACAAACACAATTTAAAACAAGGGCAGAGTTTTTAAAGACTTTGCCCTATTCTTTAGCCGCAATCGCACCAACAACACGACCCAAAGAACTGGGTACTTCGTTGATACCACGAGCCACAGAGGACGGCACTTCGTTGATACCCACCGCCAGTTTAGTAGCGATAGAATTGATAGCACCAGCAATTTGAGCGATTAATTCCTCTTTGGACGGTAAATCCGCGATCGCTTTGACTTGCTCCTCATTAAGAGCTTGCCCCTGCATTACGCCACCGCGAAATTCAGTCTTCTTGGTGTCTTTCTTAAATGCCTGGTAAGCTCTAATAGCACCGCCGACATCGTCTTTGACGAGAACAAAGGCTGAGGAACCCGATAAAAATTGGGTCATCGGTTTCCAAGTCTCGTTTTCTTCAACAGCTAAGCGCATAAAGGTATTTTTAGTCACCTTACACACAGAACCCGTTGGACGCAGACGGTTACGCAAGTCGGTAATTTCGGCAACGGATAGCCCTTTATAGTCAACTACAAAGGCTAATTGAGCGTCAGTCAAGAGTTCCTTGATTTGCGCTATTACCGTCCCTTTATTTTCCCTGGTTCTTCCCATTGTCTTCTCACCTCCTTGATGTTGTAGTTTTGGGAAAGTTTACCCACGGGCAAAAAATTAGCCCCTAGCTTTTCGCCGGGGCCGAAATTAGGTCAAGCCAGCCAAAAAAGGTTAATTAGTTCCTTTTTTATCACTGTTGTTACCTTACTTCAAGCTTTAAACCTCGGCAGGACATTAAGCGTTTATTGCCCCTGCTGTCTTTGGCGTAAACCTTTAACAGTTATCAGTTATCAGTTATCAGTAAAGAATGATCCTTGATAACTGTTTACTGTTTTAATTGTAATGGGTAGTTAGATCATGCCTCTAACAGTTTTAGATCCCGCAAGGCATTTATGTCAACTGGGATTGATGGCCCCATAGAAGCGGAGACATAAACACTGCGCCAGTAACGTCCTTTGGCACCGGAGGGACGGTTACGATCAACAGTTTCTTGTAGGGCTTTGAGATTAGCCAGTAAATCTTCTGGGGTGAAGGATGCCTTTCCAAACATAACATGAACAATCCCAGTTCGATCAGCCCGGAATTCTAATTTCCCTGCTTTAAATTCGGCGATCGCATTGACTAAATCACTGGTGACGGTTCCCCCTTTGGGTGAAGGCATTAAACCTCTTGGCCCCAATAAACGACCTAATTTAGCCACTTTAGGCATCATATCAGGGGTAGCGATTAATACCTCGAAATCCATCATTCCTTTGAGGATTTCTTCAATTAATTCTTCTGAACCAACAATATCGGCTCCCGCATTACTAGCTTCTTGAACTTTTTCCCCTCTGGCAATAACAGCAACCCGTACTTTTAGTCCGGTTCCTTTGGGTAAGGAAACCGTTGTCCGTAATTGTTGATCCGTATATTTAGGGTCAATTCCTAGGCGAATATGGGCTTCTGCTGATTCATTAAATTTAGCAGTTGCCGTATCTTTAAGCAATTGGAGAGCTTCTAAAGGTTCATAAGTTTTGCTTTGATCGACTTTCTCTAAGGCTGCTTTGAATCGTTTTGAGTTTTTTTTGGTCATGTTTTCTCCGAGGGTAAATAACGAAGCAATGCCTCTCCCCTTCCAATAAATAAACAAAA
This window encodes:
- a CDS encoding Hfq-related RNA-binding protein, which codes for MAEFDTGLPSIRQVQRFIKDKTKVNIKLTTQELLTGTILWQDVQCLCLSDEANQTILVWRQALVYLKPNT
- the rplA gene encoding 50S ribosomal protein L1, which translates into the protein MTKKNSKRFKAALEKVDQSKTYEPLEALQLLKDTATAKFNESAEAHIRLGIDPKYTDQQLRTTVSLPKGTGLKVRVAVIARGEKVQEASNAGADIVGSEELIEEILKGMMDFEVLIATPDMMPKVAKLGRLLGPRGLMPSPKGGTVTSDLVNAIAEFKAGKLEFRADRTGIVHVMFGKASFTPEDLLANLKALQETVDRNRPSGAKGRYWRSVYVSASMGPSIPVDINALRDLKLLEA
- a CDS encoding Uma2 family endonuclease, which translates into the protein MLLNYNPRHCLPSAEDLPDSDDTPVDNQLQVLVPQILQVILAMLWSERQDWYFGINMGIYYNPKQPTDVIVPDGFLSIGVPRIIDSDLRLSYVLWDEQVIPTMVLEVVSQTRRQEYTKKKEDYAKMGVLYYVIYNPLRKRKPRLEVYELNNEEYELLQGEPVWLSEINLGIGRETGVYQGVLREWLYWYDQQGKRYLTPEEKALETQQQLLEAQQQVLEAQERAKILEERLRNLGINPNELS
- the rplL gene encoding 50S ribosomal protein L7/L12 codes for the protein MSAATDEILEKLKSLTLLEASELVKQIEEAFGVSAAAPAGGMMMMAAGAAGPAAAAEPEEEKTEFDVVLEDVPADKKIAILKVVRAITGLGLKEAKDLVESAPKAVKEATGKDDAENVKKQLEEAGAKVSIK
- a CDS encoding DUF29 domain-containing protein; amino-acid sequence: MVETSIKTLYDQDFDLWVQDTVNKLNTRNTEALDWENLIQEVEGLTRKDRRELKHRLITLFEHALKRQYVPLKDCYRGWEVTMRRTQSKLRDILTDSPNLRNYLRDIYHDCYQEALENMRIEYDTLFPNICPFSSELDVLLNDKFWKD
- a CDS encoding MDR/zinc-dependent alcohol dehydrogenase-like family protein — its product is MKGLWLENNRLQLKTDLPIPEPANNEALVRVLQAGVCNTDLELLRGYYPYQGILGHEFVGIVEKGPQHLINQRVVGEINAVCGECRFCLGGSPTHCENRSVLGIVNRNGAFAEYLTLPVNNLHKVPDNISTDVATFTEPLAAALEIQQQIKIGENQRVLVVGDGKLGQLVAQTLALTGCDLLVIGRHPEKLANLAVRNIKTGLENELKERSFDIAVECTGNPAGFEIARRSLSPRGILVLKSTYAGKLTLDASALVVDEITVMGSRCGPFVPALELLANNRVDVASLIQARYPLIDSLKAFNHAQRRGVLKVLVEVSS
- a CDS encoding sigma-70 family RNA polymerase sigma factor yields the protein MSQAISASWLTAEGKQSQSKLSPEKLSNYDLILRCQEGFNPDRVAFAELLNRYQSHVDRILYHLAPDWQDRADLAQEVWIRVYRNIKRLNEPMKFRGWLSRIATNLFYDELRKRKRVSHPVSLDAPRRVDDGEIEWDIVSDYPSPNDNLATREFYDRLRLAIADLPEAFRTTIVLREIDGLAYEEIAEMTGVSLGTVKSRIARARAKLQSVLQPYLD
- the rplJ gene encoding 50S ribosomal protein L10, encoding MGRTRENKGTVIAQIKELLTDAQLAFVVDYKGLSVAEITDLRNRLRPTGSVCKVTKNTFMRLAVEENETWKPMTQFLSGSSAFVLVKDDVGGAIRAYQAFKKDTKKTEFRGGVMQGQALNEEQVKAIADLPSKEELIAQIAGAINSIATKLAVGINEVPSSVARGINEVPSSLGRVVGAIAAKE
- the dapF gene encoding diaminopimelate epimerase produces the protein MLEVTKYHGLGNDFILIDNRSSQTPLVSPEQAIKMCDRHFGIGADGVIFALPGVDNTDYTMRIFNSDGSEPQMCGNGIRCLARFLAELEGGESIGKTYRIHTLAGVISPRIEAQGQVKVDMGTPYLMAQEIPTTLGTPQDKVINQPLSVGGQSWSVTCVSMGNPHCITFVDDVAAIDLESIGPKFEHHPVFPERTNTEFIEVVRPDYLKMRVWERGAGITLACGTGACASVVAGVLTGNCARHCTVELPGGCLTIEWSVVDGRLYMTGPAEKVFTGQY
- a CDS encoding DUF4351 domain-containing protein, which codes for MQITTSWMQKGLEQGLEQGLEQGLEKGLEQGLEQGLEQGLEQGLEQGLEQGLEQGLEQGAEREKELIVRLLKRKITPIDANLEATIKALDLDSIEALGEALLDFSTVENLRYWLNNQAKNS
- a CDS encoding element excision factor XisI family protein: MMGGVPKQDIVLAYHVPHLQQYTEFAMR
- a CDS encoding late competence development ComFB family protein — translated: MSIQNIVERALKEGYLTPTMETEIGRLCESVSELSLEEYMGLDRLMTALLNGEVVAMPRKQFINVMEELVLSEAISSIKEIAAQQQGELDVGDIAAYALNRLPPLYATTEEGADYQRQRAKEDLQTLITKQVKEGIQRYIDRPTVPGRNPLEQTQRQDIFEKMTNLLKSLALD
- a CDS encoding Uma2 family endonuclease → MVQALSKILTLEEFLQQPEAKPANEYIDGKIIQKPMPQGKHSIIQGELITTINSVLKPKRLGRAFVELRCTFGERSIVPDVSVFTWERIPRDENGEVSNTFMIAPDWTIEILSPAQSQTKVTKNILHCLNNGTQIGWLIDPKEKTIFVYFSQGQTEVFDQPDQILPVPSFSHNINLSVGSILDWLLE